A window from Musa acuminata AAA Group cultivar baxijiao chromosome BXJ3-10, Cavendish_Baxijiao_AAA, whole genome shotgun sequence encodes these proteins:
- the LOC135650429 gene encoding pentatricopeptide repeat-containing protein At1g62260, mitochondrial-like, producing MRRLAPPIGRSRAIPAARSRAGADPPLEVRRRNQALSQLIRSGRLREARRFFDALLDRRSVVSWNCMIGGYVRHRELVEARKLFDEMPQRDVVSWNSILAGYALSRDPGELEEACRLFERMPTRDIISWNTMITGYARNGRMEEAMQLFGRMPDANVVSWNTVMTGYLGVGDVQRAVELFDRMPIHDAASLNALVSGLIHNNRLEEVEEFLLGKRRKAKVIDGAIDAYNTLIAGYAQQGKVEEAKRLFDLIPHGPNQDAEIDAKKMHRKVRSFERNVVSWNSMIMCYVKAGDILAARALFNEMPEKDLVTWNTMIAAYTQASAMDEAEALFQEMPNSDSWTCNSMICGFTQKGQVERARRIFDEMPQKSIVSWNAMIAGYEQNGDYDGAIDLFANMLVAGERPDRHTLSSVLSACAGHAKLLLGTKVHQLITKTIIPDIPINNALVTMYSRCGKLMDAKAIFDGMGSQRNVVTWNAMIGGYAQHGQARGALELFEEMKRRCIRPTYITFIAILNACGHAGLVAEGRREFDSMVNEFRIAPKVEHYASLVDLIGRHGHLKDAREVISNMTVKPDKAVWGALLGACRVHNDVALAQVAAEALVEIEPESSAPYVLLHNMHVDEGKWDNATEIRKNMDKNRVVKQPGYSWIEMHNKVHIFVSGDTSHPSSHEIFSLIESCNRHIRDSQLD from the coding sequence atgagaaggTTGGCTCCGCCGATTGGGCGCAGCCGTGCGATCCCCGCCGCTCGTTCTCGTGCTGGCGCTGACCCTCCCCTCGAAGTCCGCCGGCGGAATCAGGCCCTATCCCAGCTGATACGAAGCGGCCGCCTCCGCGAAGCGCGCCGGTTCTTTGACGCCCTCCTCGACCGCCGCAGTGTCGTCTCCTGGAACTGCATGATCGGTGGCTACGTTCGCCACCGCGAGCTTGTCGAGGCCCGGAAGTTGTTTGACGAAATGCCACAGAGGGACGTTGTCTCCTGGAACTCCATACTCGCGGGCTACGCACTGTCGAGGGACCCTGGAGAGCTCGAGGAGGCCTGCCGCCTCTTCGAACGCATGCCGACCAGAGATATTATCTCGTGGAACACCATGATCACTGGCTACGCACGGAATGGCAGGATGGAGGAAGCCATGCAACTCTTTGGCAGAATGCCCGATGCGAACGTCGTGTCCTGGAACACCGTGATGACCGGATATCTTGGTGTTGGTGATGTTCAAAGGGCTGTCGAGCTGTTCGACAGGATGCCTATCCATGATGCTGCTTCCTTGAACGCACTGGTGTCAGGCCTCATCCACAATAACAGGCTGGAAGAGGTGGAAGAATTTCTGCTTGGAAAAAGACGAAAAGCCAAGGTGATTGATGGGGCTATTGATGCGTACAACACCTTGATCGCTGGTTATGCCCAGCAGGGAAAGGTCGAGGAAGCAAAGAGATTGTTCGACTTGATTCCTCATGGTCCGAATCAAGATGCAGAGATAGATGCAAAGAAAATGCATCGTAAAGTGAGAAGCTTCGAACGGAATGTTGTATCATGGAATTCTATGATCATGTGCTACGTCAAGGCTGGTGATATTCTCGCAGCCAGGGCACTCTTCAATGAGATGCCTGAGAAAGACTTGGTAACATGGAATACCATGATTGCCGCCTATACACAAGCCTCAGCAATGGACGAGGCTGAAGCTCTTTTCCAGGAAATGCCCAATAGTGACTCATGGACATGCAACTCAATGATATGTGGATTCACTCAGAAAGGCCAGGTGGAACGAGCAAGGAGAATCTTCGACGAAATGCCCCAAAAGAGCATCGTCTCTTGGAACGCAATGATCGCTGGATATGAGCAGAATGGAGACTATGATGGAGCAATTGACTTGTTTGCTAACATGCTAGTTGCCGGTGAGAGACCGGACCGGCATACTCTGTCTTCGGTGCTCAGTGCTTGTGCTGGTCATGCAAAGCTTCTTCTAGGGACTAAAGTGCATCAACTGATCACCAAGACGATCATACCAGACATTCCAATAAACAATGCCCTCGTCACTATGTATTCTCGCTGCGGCAAGTTGATGGATGCCAAAGCCATCTTCGATGGCATGGGAAGTCAAAGGAACGTTGTCACTTGGAATGCAATGATTGGTGGATATGCACAGCATGGGCAGGCCAGAGGAGCTCTTGAGCTCTTTGAAGAAATGAAACGGAGGTGTATTAGGCCAACTTACATAACCTTTATCGCCATCCTCAATGCATGTGGCCATGCCGGGCTAGTGGCTGAAGGTAGGAGAGAATTTGATTCCATGGTTAATGAATTCAGAATTGCACCTAAAGTTGAGCATTATGCTTCCCTAGTAGACCTTATAGGCCGGCATGGGCATCTCAAGGATGCAAGGGAGGTGATAAGCAACATGACAGTTAAACCCGATAAAGCCGTATGGGGAGCATTGCTAGGTGCTTGTAGAGTTCACAACGATGTGGCATTGGCTCAGGTTGCTGCAGAGGCCTTGGTGGAGATTGAACCTGAAAGCTCTGCTCCATATGTATTGTTGCATAACATGCATGTAGATGAAGGGAAATGGGATAATGCCACTGAGATAAGGAAAAACATGGATAAGAACAGGGTTGTGAAGCAGCCTGGTTACAGTTGGATTGAGATGCACAACAAAGTTCATATATTTGTTTCAGGGGACACATCACATCCCTCTTCACATGAGATTTTTTCACTGATAGAGAGTTGCAATAGGCACATAAGAGACTCACAACTTGATTGA
- the LOC103969573 gene encoding amino acid transporter AVT1I isoform X3: protein MAVKPSISDPEAGTHAVSVVGDEGGPGVTVPLLRPYGHEIQYRKQRQESPQAGATFVRTCFNGLNALSGVGIVSIPYALSSGGWLSLVVLFMLAAICCYTGLLLQRCMQRSPNIKTYPDIGEFAFGHKGRVAVSVFMYLELYLVAIGFLILQGDNLENLFPGASIRIGMLNIAAKQLFVILAALVVLPTTWMRSMGLLAYVSAGGVLVSVIMVCSVLSAATVEVGFHERGRLVNLSGLPTALGLYAFCYCGHAVFPTLCTSMKDSTKFSKVLIVCFVLCTINYGSMAIIGYLMYGDNLKSQVTLNLPIGNISSKIAIYTTVVNPFTKYALMVTPIANAIEERLAEYHKSLKPCLTRTLLMLSMVTVALAIPFFGYLMAFIGSLLGMVVSILLPCLCYLKIFKPHCIHVVELVTIFCILMMGCVMAVTGTYTSLREIYHKL, encoded by the exons ATGGCTGTGAAACCATCAATATCAGATCCGGAAGCCGGAACTCATGCCGTGTCTGTCGTCGGTGACGAGGGTGGCCCTGGCGTCACCGTGCCGCTCCTCCGCCCATACGGGCATGAGATCCAGTACAGGAAGCAGCGGCAAGAGTCTCCGCAGGCTGGTGCTACCTTTGTTAGGACTTGTTTCAATGGACTCAATGCCTTATCAG GCGTTGGGATAGTATCGATTCCGTATGCGCTCTCGAGTGGCGGATGGTTGAGCCTCGTCGTTCTCTTCATGCTGGCAGCCATCTGCTGCTACACCGGACTACTCCTACAGCGCTGCATGCAGAGGAGCCCAAACATCAAAACCTACCCAGACATCGGGGAGTTTGCATTTGGCCACAAGGGAAGGGTAGCCGTCTCCGTCTTCATGTACCTCGAGCTCTACCTCGTCGCTATCGGATTCCTTATACTGCAAGGGGACAACTTAGAAAACCTGTTCCCCGGCGCCAGTATCCGGATCGGAATGCTTAACATAGCAGCGAAGCAGCTGTTCGTCATCCTCGCCGCGCTCGTCGTCCTGCCGACCACATGGATGCGGAGTATGGGGCTGCTCGCTTATGTTTCTGCCGGCGGAGTGCTGGTTTCCGTCATCATGGTTTGCTCTGTGCTTTCAGCTGCCACGGTCGAGGTTGGCTTCCATGAAAGAGGCAGACTTGTGAACTTGAGTGGATTGCCAACTGCGTTAGGTTTGTATGCCTTCTGCTACTGTGGTCATGCAGTGTTCCCCACCTTATGCACCTCGATGAAAGACTCCACCAAATTCTCTAAG GTACTGATCGTCTGCTTTGTTCTCTGCACTATCAATTATGGATCAATGGCGATCATTGGATACCTCATGTATGGCGACAACCTGAAATCCCAAGTGACGTTGAATCTCCCCATCGGAAACATAAGCTCAAAGATTGCGATATACACGACCGTGGTGAATCCTTTCACGAAATATGCACTGATGGTTACACCCATCGCAAATGCCATCGAAGAAAGATTGGCAGAATACCACAAAAGCTTGAAACCGTGCCTTACGAGAACACTCCTAATGCTCAGCATGGTTACCGTAGCTTTAGCGATTCCGTTCTTTGGATACCTCATGGCATTCATTGGATCATTGCTGGGTATGGTTGTCTCCATTTTGCTCCCATGTCTCTGCTACCTCAAGATCTTCAAACCCCACTGCATTCATGTGGTGGAGCTGGTGACTATTTTCTGTATTCTGATGATGGGGTGCGTGATGGCAGTCACAGGTACTTACACGTCTTTGAGAGAGATCTATCACAAACTATGA
- the LOC103969573 gene encoding amino acid transporter AVT1I isoform X1 gives MVIASREGGACRDHGSIGENKRMAVKPSISDPEAGTHAVSVVGDEGGPGVTVPLLRPYGHEIQYRKQRQESPQAGATFVRTCFNGLNALSGVGIVSIPYALSSGGWLSLVVLFMLAAICCYTGLLLQRCMQRSPNIKTYPDIGEFAFGHKGRVAVSVFMYLELYLVAIGFLILQGDNLENLFPGASIRIGMLNIAAKQLFVILAALVVLPTTWMRSMGLLAYVSAGGVLVSVIMVCSVLSAATVEVGFHERGRLVNLSGLPTALGLYAFCYCGHAVFPTLCTSMKDSTKFSKVLIVCFVLCTINYGSMAIIGYLMYGDNLKSQVTLNLPIGNISSKIAIYTTVVNPFTKYALMVTPIANAIEERLAEYHKSLKPCLTRTLLMLSMVTVALAIPFFGYLMAFIGSLLGMVVSILLPCLCYLKIFKPHCIHVVELVTIFCILMMGCVMAVTGTYTSLREIYHKL, from the exons atggtcatAGCTAGCAGAGAGGGAGGGGCATGCAGGGACCATGGATCTATCGG CGAGAACAAGAGGATGGCTGTGAAACCATCAATATCAGATCCGGAAGCCGGAACTCATGCCGTGTCTGTCGTCGGTGACGAGGGTGGCCCTGGCGTCACCGTGCCGCTCCTCCGCCCATACGGGCATGAGATCCAGTACAGGAAGCAGCGGCAAGAGTCTCCGCAGGCTGGTGCTACCTTTGTTAGGACTTGTTTCAATGGACTCAATGCCTTATCAG GCGTTGGGATAGTATCGATTCCGTATGCGCTCTCGAGTGGCGGATGGTTGAGCCTCGTCGTTCTCTTCATGCTGGCAGCCATCTGCTGCTACACCGGACTACTCCTACAGCGCTGCATGCAGAGGAGCCCAAACATCAAAACCTACCCAGACATCGGGGAGTTTGCATTTGGCCACAAGGGAAGGGTAGCCGTCTCCGTCTTCATGTACCTCGAGCTCTACCTCGTCGCTATCGGATTCCTTATACTGCAAGGGGACAACTTAGAAAACCTGTTCCCCGGCGCCAGTATCCGGATCGGAATGCTTAACATAGCAGCGAAGCAGCTGTTCGTCATCCTCGCCGCGCTCGTCGTCCTGCCGACCACATGGATGCGGAGTATGGGGCTGCTCGCTTATGTTTCTGCCGGCGGAGTGCTGGTTTCCGTCATCATGGTTTGCTCTGTGCTTTCAGCTGCCACGGTCGAGGTTGGCTTCCATGAAAGAGGCAGACTTGTGAACTTGAGTGGATTGCCAACTGCGTTAGGTTTGTATGCCTTCTGCTACTGTGGTCATGCAGTGTTCCCCACCTTATGCACCTCGATGAAAGACTCCACCAAATTCTCTAAG GTACTGATCGTCTGCTTTGTTCTCTGCACTATCAATTATGGATCAATGGCGATCATTGGATACCTCATGTATGGCGACAACCTGAAATCCCAAGTGACGTTGAATCTCCCCATCGGAAACATAAGCTCAAAGATTGCGATATACACGACCGTGGTGAATCCTTTCACGAAATATGCACTGATGGTTACACCCATCGCAAATGCCATCGAAGAAAGATTGGCAGAATACCACAAAAGCTTGAAACCGTGCCTTACGAGAACACTCCTAATGCTCAGCATGGTTACCGTAGCTTTAGCGATTCCGTTCTTTGGATACCTCATGGCATTCATTGGATCATTGCTGGGTATGGTTGTCTCCATTTTGCTCCCATGTCTCTGCTACCTCAAGATCTTCAAACCCCACTGCATTCATGTGGTGGAGCTGGTGACTATTTTCTGTATTCTGATGATGGGGTGCGTGATGGCAGTCACAGGTACTTACACGTCTTTGAGAGAGATCTATCACAAACTATGA
- the LOC103969573 gene encoding amino acid transporter AVT1I isoform X2 produces MLGDYQLNISENKRMAVKPSISDPEAGTHAVSVVGDEGGPGVTVPLLRPYGHEIQYRKQRQESPQAGATFVRTCFNGLNALSGVGIVSIPYALSSGGWLSLVVLFMLAAICCYTGLLLQRCMQRSPNIKTYPDIGEFAFGHKGRVAVSVFMYLELYLVAIGFLILQGDNLENLFPGASIRIGMLNIAAKQLFVILAALVVLPTTWMRSMGLLAYVSAGGVLVSVIMVCSVLSAATVEVGFHERGRLVNLSGLPTALGLYAFCYCGHAVFPTLCTSMKDSTKFSKVLIVCFVLCTINYGSMAIIGYLMYGDNLKSQVTLNLPIGNISSKIAIYTTVVNPFTKYALMVTPIANAIEERLAEYHKSLKPCLTRTLLMLSMVTVALAIPFFGYLMAFIGSLLGMVVSILLPCLCYLKIFKPHCIHVVELVTIFCILMMGCVMAVTGTYTSLREIYHKL; encoded by the exons atgCTTGGTGATTACCAACTAAATATTAG CGAGAACAAGAGGATGGCTGTGAAACCATCAATATCAGATCCGGAAGCCGGAACTCATGCCGTGTCTGTCGTCGGTGACGAGGGTGGCCCTGGCGTCACCGTGCCGCTCCTCCGCCCATACGGGCATGAGATCCAGTACAGGAAGCAGCGGCAAGAGTCTCCGCAGGCTGGTGCTACCTTTGTTAGGACTTGTTTCAATGGACTCAATGCCTTATCAG GCGTTGGGATAGTATCGATTCCGTATGCGCTCTCGAGTGGCGGATGGTTGAGCCTCGTCGTTCTCTTCATGCTGGCAGCCATCTGCTGCTACACCGGACTACTCCTACAGCGCTGCATGCAGAGGAGCCCAAACATCAAAACCTACCCAGACATCGGGGAGTTTGCATTTGGCCACAAGGGAAGGGTAGCCGTCTCCGTCTTCATGTACCTCGAGCTCTACCTCGTCGCTATCGGATTCCTTATACTGCAAGGGGACAACTTAGAAAACCTGTTCCCCGGCGCCAGTATCCGGATCGGAATGCTTAACATAGCAGCGAAGCAGCTGTTCGTCATCCTCGCCGCGCTCGTCGTCCTGCCGACCACATGGATGCGGAGTATGGGGCTGCTCGCTTATGTTTCTGCCGGCGGAGTGCTGGTTTCCGTCATCATGGTTTGCTCTGTGCTTTCAGCTGCCACGGTCGAGGTTGGCTTCCATGAAAGAGGCAGACTTGTGAACTTGAGTGGATTGCCAACTGCGTTAGGTTTGTATGCCTTCTGCTACTGTGGTCATGCAGTGTTCCCCACCTTATGCACCTCGATGAAAGACTCCACCAAATTCTCTAAG GTACTGATCGTCTGCTTTGTTCTCTGCACTATCAATTATGGATCAATGGCGATCATTGGATACCTCATGTATGGCGACAACCTGAAATCCCAAGTGACGTTGAATCTCCCCATCGGAAACATAAGCTCAAAGATTGCGATATACACGACCGTGGTGAATCCTTTCACGAAATATGCACTGATGGTTACACCCATCGCAAATGCCATCGAAGAAAGATTGGCAGAATACCACAAAAGCTTGAAACCGTGCCTTACGAGAACACTCCTAATGCTCAGCATGGTTACCGTAGCTTTAGCGATTCCGTTCTTTGGATACCTCATGGCATTCATTGGATCATTGCTGGGTATGGTTGTCTCCATTTTGCTCCCATGTCTCTGCTACCTCAAGATCTTCAAACCCCACTGCATTCATGTGGTGGAGCTGGTGACTATTTTCTGTATTCTGATGATGGGGTGCGTGATGGCAGTCACAGGTACTTACACGTCTTTGAGAGAGATCTATCACAAACTATGA
- the LOC135650424 gene encoding aquaporin NIP2-1-like: MASSTRPNSSNEIHDIDVVTAQNSYISPTLLHQKSLKEVFPPFLARKVVAETIATFLLVFATCGSAALSKSNPGLVSQLGASVAGGLIVTVMIYAVGHISGAHMNPAVTLAFAVARHFPWIQVPFYMAAQISGAMIASFVLRELLHPITDLGTTAPSDTAVKALVMEIVVTFCMMFVTSAVATDTKAVGELAGLAVGSSVCITSILAGPISGGSMNPARTLGPAVASSNYDSLWVYFLGPVLGTLSGACSYSFIRMTERQPQATAAQKLSSFKLRRLQSLEMASPTNNAFDNI; this comes from the exons ATGGCTTCCTCCACAAGGCCTAATAGCTCCAATGAAATCCATGACATCGATGTAGTTACGGCTCAGAACTCCTACATCTCTCCGACTCTTCTTCACCAGAAGAGCCTTAAAGAAGTcttcccaccctttcttgcaagaAAG GTTGTAGCTGAGACGATCGCTACCTTTTTACTGGTATTTGCCACCTGCGGGTCCGCCGCGTTGAGCAAGAGCAACCCAGGCCTGGTCTCGCAGCTCGGGGCATCAGTCGCCGGAGGACTGATCGTGACGGTGATGATTTATGCCGTGGGGCACATCTCGGGCGCCCACATGAACCCTGCCGTCACGTTGGCCTTCGCCGTCGCCAGGCATTTTCCATGGATTCAG GTCCCCTTTTACATGGCTGCTCAGATCTCCGGCGCCATGATCGCTTCCTTCGTCCTCCGCGAGCTGCTGCACCCGATCACCGATCTCGGGACCACGGCGCCGTCGGATACGGCGGTGAAGGCACTGGTCATGGAAATCGTGGTGACCTTCTGCATGATGTTCGTCACGTCAGCGGTGGCGACGGACACCAAAGCT GTAGGAGAGTTGGCAGGGTTAGCTGTGGGTTCATCGGTGTGCATAACCTCCATTCTAGCTGG GCCGATATCTGGAGGATCGATGAACCCGGCGAGGACACTCGGACCGGCCGTCGCGAGCAGCAATTACGACTCGCTTTGGGTGTATTTTCTGGGCCCGGTGTTGGGCACCTTGTCAGGAGCATGCTCCTACAGTTTCATAAGGATGACCGAGAGGCAACCACAAGCCACTGCTGCACAGAAGCTATCCTCCTTCAAGCTCCGCCGCTTGCAGAGCCTGGAAATGGCGAGTCCTACCAACAACGCTTTCGATAACATTTAG